In Mixophyes fleayi isolate aMixFle1 chromosome 4, aMixFle1.hap1, whole genome shotgun sequence, the following proteins share a genomic window:
- the TMEM60 gene encoding transmembrane protein 60 has product MRMSLAQRVLLTWLFSLLFLIMLVLKLDEKAPWNWFIIFIPIWIFDTILLVMLIVKMAGRCKSGYDPRNGAQNMKKKSWYLAAMLLKLAFCLILCALLEQFTSMYLCFVFIPLWILLIGGLTELGFNVFYVI; this is encoded by the coding sequence ATGAGAATGTCCTTGGCACAGAGAGTGCTGCTCACTTGGCTCTTCAGTTTGCTCTTCCTGATCATGTTGGTGTTGAAGCTGGATGAGAAGGCCCCTTGGAACTGGTTCATCATCTTCATTCCTATCTGGATATTTGACACCATACTACTTGTTATGTTGATTGTAAAAATGGCAGGACGATGTAAATCTGGGTATGATCCTAGGAATGGAGCACAGAATATGAAGAAAAAGTCTTGGTATCTTGCTGCCATGCTCCTGAAATTGGCATTTTGTCTCATCTTATGTGCATTGTTGGAACAGTTCACCAGTATGTATTTATGCTTTGTATTTATTCCACTATGGATACTACTAATCGGAGGACTGACTGAACTtggttttaatgtattttatgtgatatGA